The Candidatus Polarisedimenticolaceae bacterium genome includes a window with the following:
- a CDS encoding DNA alkylation repair protein, whose translation MTLTDVLSALDAADQEPPKKRVSRLAALKKSIGTDDALARALWETGRRDARVLATTVADPGHVDRSTLDAWAGAVDDAALVESFSRLAGAVPGTEVLARTWIDAQAEWTQAAGWSTLGQFVGKGGVLTDAECVVLLARIDAGLRDATPGVRDAMNGALIAIGARGGSLQKKALVVAKRISKILVGSDAVEQIHRLGDRANVEKFWSR comes from the coding sequence GTGACCCTCACCGACGTGTTGTCCGCCCTCGATGCCGCCGACCAGGAGCCGCCGAAAAAGCGCGTCTCCCGCCTCGCCGCCCTGAAGAAGTCGATCGGGACCGACGACGCGCTGGCGCGCGCGCTCTGGGAGACCGGCCGCCGGGACGCCCGCGTCCTGGCGACGACGGTCGCCGATCCCGGTCACGTCGATCGCTCCACGCTCGACGCGTGGGCCGGCGCGGTCGACGACGCCGCGCTCGTCGAGTCGTTCTCGCGTCTCGCGGGAGCGGTCCCGGGCACCGAGGTTCTCGCGCGGACGTGGATCGATGCGCAGGCCGAGTGGACCCAGGCCGCGGGGTGGTCGACGCTCGGCCAGTTCGTCGGGAAGGGAGGCGTCCTCACCGACGCGGAATGCGTCGTCCTTCTCGCGAGGATCGACGCCGGCCTGCGCGACGCGACGCCGGGGGTCCGGGACGCGATGAACGGCGCGCTGATCGCCATCGGCGCTCGCGGCGGCTCCCTCCAGAAGAAGGCGCTCGTCGTCGCCAAGCGGATCTCGAAGATCCTCGTCGGATCCGACGCGGTGGAGCAGATCCACCGGCTCGGCGACCGCGCGAACGTCGAGAAGTTCTGGTCGAGGTAG
- a CDS encoding NmrA/HSCARG family protein — protein sequence MSKKILAVTGATGAQGGGLVRSILADPAGGFAARAITRNPGSEKALALKALGAEVVAADLDDVSSLKRAFAGAYGAYGVTNFWEHFSAEKEMAQARNLAEAAKSAGVAHFIWSTLEDTRKFVPLSDPRMPTLHGKYKVPHFDGKGEADAYFDPKTTTWLLTSFYWDNLIHFGMGPKPGADGRLVFGLPMMDRKLPGIAAADIGACAYGIFQRPEWIGRRVGIAGEHLTGAEMAAGLTKALGKEVAYQAIPFDAYRGLGFPGADDLGNMFQFNAEFSDAFCGARDTAFSRSLNPKLRTFAQWLEENASRIA from the coding sequence ATGAGCAAGAAGATCCTCGCGGTCACGGGCGCGACCGGTGCGCAGGGCGGCGGTCTCGTCCGTTCGATCCTCGCCGACCCCGCGGGCGGCTTCGCCGCGCGCGCGATCACGCGCAACCCCGGCTCCGAGAAGGCGCTGGCGCTGAAGGCGCTCGGTGCGGAGGTCGTCGCCGCCGACCTGGACGACGTCTCGAGCCTGAAGCGGGCGTTCGCCGGAGCCTACGGCGCCTACGGCGTCACGAACTTCTGGGAGCACTTTTCCGCGGAAAAGGAGATGGCCCAGGCGAGAAACCTCGCCGAGGCCGCGAAGTCGGCGGGCGTGGCGCACTTCATCTGGTCGACCCTCGAGGACACGCGCAAGTTCGTCCCGCTGTCCGACCCGCGGATGCCCACGCTGCACGGCAAATACAAGGTCCCCCACTTCGACGGCAAGGGGGAGGCGGACGCCTACTTCGATCCGAAGACGACGACGTGGCTGCTGACGTCGTTCTACTGGGACAACCTGATCCACTTCGGGATGGGGCCGAAGCCCGGAGCCGACGGCCGGCTGGTCTTCGGCCTCCCGATGATGGACCGCAAGCTCCCCGGGATCGCGGCGGCGGACATCGGCGCGTGCGCCTACGGGATCTTCCAGCGGCCGGAGTGGATCGGCCGTCGCGTCGGGATCGCCGGAGAGCATCTGACCGGCGCCGAGATGGCGGCGGGGCTGACGAAGGCGCTGGGGAAGGAGGTCGCCTACCAGGCGATCCCCTTCGACGCTTACCGGGGGCTCGGCTTCCCCGGTGCGGACGACCTCGGGAACATGTTCCAGTTCAACGCCGAGTTCTCCGACGCCTTCTGCGGCGCGCGCGATACGGCGTTCTCCCGCTCGCTGAACCCGAAGCTCCGGACGTTCGCGCAGTGGCTGGAGGAGAACGCGTCCCGGATCGCCTGA